A region of the Salvia splendens isolate huo1 chromosome 11, SspV2, whole genome shotgun sequence genome:
AAGCTGTTGATGTTGGAGTTGTGGATGCTTGGGCTTGGTATCTGAATAGCATGGAAGAGAAAAAATCAACACAGAATCCCAGGAGATTGTTTGCCACAACATCTCCTACAGTAAGTGTACTGTTGATATGATGTAATTTGTATTATTTGATTTCTAATGACATTGTGTTACGATTGCAGACAATCAATGTGGTTGAAAGGAGAACTAGTTGGGTTGAATCTGAAGCTGTACAATTATTCTGTGAGGAGATGGATGGTCAATTCAACATGGATGGAAACTTTGATTTCACAAAATATGATTTGGTAATTCTTCTAGTTTAACTAAAAACGACGTCCTCGAAAATGAATATTGAAGCAAGTGTCAATAAAAAAATCCGGCCTCCATGTTGTAAGGGTCTGATTTCACAAAATATGATTTGGGTTGTCTTCGAAATTGAATATTGAAGCAAGTGACATTTGATACTGTTTTTGCTATAATTGGTCTGCACATTGACATTCCCCCTTTTCACCTTGCCTACTGCACACAATGGTCTGCCATGTTTTGACACCATTTGCGTACTTGTGTCCATATCTTCGAGTATCAAACCTACAGTCATTGGCATATGcttcataaaaggaaattccTTCGTCTAATGTTTCAAACACCTGACCAACGAACGGTTTAAGCTCGGGTCTGCAATCTGGAATACCTGCAGCTGTACACATGATAGAGAATCTTCATTAAGAATGTCATCACTGCATGTCAATGGCCAAATTGGCAGAATGTCATCACTGCATGTCAACGGCCAAATCGCACACTATATCAAATATAAAACATTGCTGACAGATTCTGTATAGAGTATCAGAACAagcataaaaaaaaatcttcgAGTATCAAACCTACAACATTTCGCAATATAACATAATACTTATGCATAATCTACTCAACGTACTATGTCTTCTTCAGTCAAGCACAACAATTTCTACagtatacattaaaaaaaatgtaccaAAACAATGACAGACAAATCAGCACAGGGACATCAACCATTTCGAAATCTAACTGCAGTTGGACATACGAAACAGAATCATCATCCAAGGATGTCACCACGGAATGTCAGCGGCCAAAAATAGCATGAATATCATCGCAAACTACATCAGAACCATTGGCAGAATATTTTTTCATGTATTGAAGATTTAAACGACCATTTATTCACAAAAAAAACGTCACCAAAATTATGCTACCAACAACGACCAATTCGATACATAGCCTACTACTCAACCTCATTCATCAACTAACGCAGAAACATCAAATATAAACGTCATTGTTTTCAACAATTTGCAACACCTATAGTTCAAATTGTCATGAAAAATACCTTGAGCTTCGTCAAACATCTCCATTTCAACACAAACGTCGACGTGGAGCTTACGCCGGCCCAATATACTTCGTAAACTAACGCCTAAGAAGATTTATGCGATGCACTTCAACACAAACGTTGCCAATATGGTGCCTTGAATGTCGATGATTAGTGTCAGGATTGGCCAAGATGGTACCTTGAATGTAGATTTATGAGATTAACTATGCACATGGGATAACTTTATGGTTGAATGAGAAAGAGATGGTGGCCGATGTTAATTCTCATTCCAAATATGAAACTCATTGTAGTTTGGTATAATAGAGATAAATTAGGAAGACATTATCGTCGGTTACAATTTGAGGAATCACGTCAAATATTGTTAAGTTGGAGTAAATTGAGGGGGAGTAATAACCGATTCATACTACAAATCCCACATAAGTCCCTGGTGACACAAATTGTATTGCACGTTGACATTAACATTTGATAGATCATGTCAGCCGTTGATTGTGATTAAAGATTGtttaggattaaagtttgtagtttgtaccaAAGATaggagtttgcatttgatcacacctctatatatatatatatatataggggagcgttattctccttttcataccttagatcctttattcttcttaatatgggccgttagatctcattcatcaatggTCCAGATGatatgcattattacactataatggtgtattattagtcggtgtgcattattcaactgaaaatctgcattattacactataatggtgcattattagtcggtgtgcattattcaatggaaaaatttgcattattaaatgacacgtggcactaaTCTAGCCGTCGAATGACAAAATCGtagggctgagatcaagaaggaaaaaggagaaaatatgcaaaaaggaaatgaatacatccctatatatatatatatatatatatatatatatatatatatatatatatatatatatatagaatggATGAGATTTACTTGGATATTTGACATAAAATCAATTATGGGCCTGAACACTCCCCTATAAATTATATGAAATTGTTATAGATTTTTAACTATATACTAtgattgaataaaataatagatgatggaaattttttcataaaatctTTTATTATATGATATATaagtatttattatttaaatttagtatTATTTGGACTATTTTGATGATGAGATAAATATAATTAACACATGTAACTCCTATTTTACTAATCATAATTAATCGTAAATAGGtccataaaattaattattcaatttgaaGATTGAAAACTAATATTTCATTCCGGTCTTTAGTCCATTATTCATTTATTAGACATACCAAACATTAAAAATGTGATCATTCATTCATACATAACTCCATTACTTTATATAGAATCACCCAAGAGATTGGAATATTGGGCCAATGGGCCTTATGTGTAATTTGGGCTgaatttcatatatttataattgacatacttttatataataaagcctattataatcatatttattgggTGATTCAAATCCAAACACCTCATACATAAAAGATGCACATATTTACTCTGTCCCTTTAAAATATAAACTTCGTGGACAAATGAACGTCGAGTTtcaagttttaatacaaaatagtgaaatatgagaaataaatataaaagtagTTAGAGTAGTATTAGTTGATAGTGCGACTCACACATCATTAGAGTAATGATAGTAGTGAaaaagttttgaaaaaatagaaacgtattaaaatgataaaaaaaaatacctaaCTATTTTCTTGTGTATATATAGAGTACTTTTTTTTACATACTtagagttatttttatttataaaaataatttaatagtaatcGGGAAAAAAACGCTTGTGCGAAAACGCAAATCATGTGAAACGACAAGCGATGGCATATGATCTCGGTGTGCACCTTTCCTCCGGACTCCAGTGCACCTTCTTCATCTTTGACTAACGATCTAACTACTGAATTGAACCGAATTAAATCCATATTTTGTTGGATAATAGAAATTATTAGAAATCGAAAATCCTAAATTAGTTTCTAGAGAAATGACATGTTATCTACCTTATGTGAGCTCCTTATATGAGCACCACTCTTATTTGAAGCACGTTTAGCGTTgttcgttttgatttatatatttaatttgattctaatatattaaaaaatgttattgaaattttttattttacaaaatttataaaaatcaaagcttgatttgtTATATAGAAACAAGTAAATCAAGCTTTgatatttatgaattttgtgaaattgaaaacttcactaacatttttttaatatattagaatcaaactaaatatataaattgaaacGAACAATACTAAACATGCTTCAAACGAGAGTGATGCTCACACAAGGAGTATATTAAGGCATATAGCATATCATTCCGACGCACGGTAACAAAGTGTAACAAAGTCTCCTCCACCAGCCGGCGGCGCTACCTATGCTTTTGTCGCCGGATATTAGAAGCGGGGCTACACCTATCCTTGAATCAGCCGCACTGTAATTCACGGAGAAAAGAAGGAAGCGGCGATTGCGCCGGAAATTGAAGGGGAAACGGCGATTTAGgaaggattcaatttgcgtgaagaaaaaaaatactactataattttttataaaaaaaatagctaCTTTGAGCATTCGGTTAAACCGATTCGGTAATCGAAGAGAACCAAAAATCACGTCAATAGGGAAAGTGGCGTTTCGTTGTCGCCATGAGTCGTTTTTTAGAGGCATGTGCGGTGGGAAAACAAAGCAAATTTCTCTGTTTTCGCTGTCACTTTCTTTGTAATAATAAACCTCGTGTCGTGTGTCTTCTTGCTCACCGCTCGATTAATCTGATGATTATGTGTCTCAATAGCACATAGTTCTCTCCGCCTTTCTTGGAGAACAGGTGTACTTTCTGATCCACCTATATTTAGCAACTTTAATCTGTCTCCATTTGCGCTCTATTTATTCATACACACCTTCTGTTTGAGAATTGCCCccagagagatagagagaggagAGATCTGTAATGGCTCAGGCGCTTTTCCAATCCTCGTTTCTTGCTTGCTCGGATCTCTCCAGCAATTCATCAAATGGATCTGATGTATTTGTGATTGCTGTTTCCTTTCCTCTTTTGTAGATTGATTGAGCATGTGTGCATTTATGTGAAGCAATTTCTTGGAATTGATTTGCTGCTTTTTGTGTTTCATTGTTTTGGGGTGGAAGGTGTTTGGTTCCCAGTTGAGATCTCCGGAGATTGACAAGTCCCAGTTGAGATTTTTGGGTTGTTACAAGTAAGTTTCTCCAAAGTTCTAATCTTTAGTTATTTGTTAATTTTCATCTTGAGATAGTTGAATGCACCTTCCTTGTGCTTGTGCTTGTAGGCTATTGTGTAGTGAGTTAGATTGCTTAATTTGCCTTgtttattgataaaatgtttAGAATCAACAATCGTAGCAGCATAAACAGGTAGTAGAAGTCTAGGATGATTTGCTCTGAAATTGTGCTTCAAGTCTAATCCAAGAATTATCCTTAACTCATCTACTGTCTCCATAATCGAAGACCTTTTTTGGTGATTTTAGACCTGTCCACCTGTAACGGCTTCAAATGCTTTTGTATTGGCTATGTGGTGTTAGAAGCTGAGTTTGGTAATAATTGTTGTACTATGAGTTCAGAAAATTGGTTAGTTGAATTGAAAGTCCTCAGTAGTTGCACTGCACTTGCTTCGATTGTGTTCTTGACTTTAAAGTCAGATGCTTGTCGTTCCACAATGAGATAAAAACATTGAAGAAACTAGTTCTGAATCTCGGATTCTTGCACCTTAAGCTTCTAATCGTATTGTTTGATGATGGTTTATAGGACCACTTACTTTATAAGATTAAAGACCATGCAACACTCAAGATTGATCCAAAGAGATAAGCATGTTATATTCTGATTTAAATTATGTGGGCCTCGATAGATTGGATGTTACACTAATGTAATCTCTTCGTGTTGTATGACTTCCGTTGTTGGATAATAGAAGAAATCCCACTTTGAGATTGAAGGCCTTAATGGAGTCCCCAGGCCTAGCTCAGGATACCGTAGAGGACAAGCCGAAAGTCGCAAAAATGACCAAAGAAGTGCCAGATCATTTCAAGGAGTTGAAACACAGATTTCTTAGTTTCAAAAAAGACAAATACTTGTAAGAATTTTGTAGCTGTTTTCTCTGTTAAATGTATTGAACAAAAATAGGAGTTTTATATGTTCTTACATCTTTCTCGTTGTTTCAGGAGCAACTTAGAGCACTACAAAGGGCTGGCTGAGGCCCAGGTGCCAAAGGTACTTAATTTTGGTAATACTTTTTTTCAAGTCTCGATTGTTATTGTAGCTAGAATCTGATGTACTGAAGGACAGTTCATGGTGATTGCTTGTGCTGATTCGCGGGTCTGTCCCTCGAGTATCCTTGGTTTCCAACCAGGAGAAGCCTTTGTGGTCCGGAATGTGGCGAACTTGGTACCACCACATGAGGTACATTAGTTATATCTTTTTGAGCTTGTACCACTTGTAACACGAGTGATGGTTCTGAAGATTTTGCTGCTCTGATGCAGAATGGACCTACGGAAACAAATGCTGCCCTTGAATTTGCCGTCAATTCTTTGGAAGTAAGTTATTATCTGCTTAAATCATGTATGCCTTCTCTTTGTAGTTATTGAATGGATGCAGTGTTTATATACACATCATCTGCAATGGTAAATCTTTTTCCGCTACCCATTGAcacataaatttttttaaggTAGTCCAGTAAAGCTCTATATTATCATTCTCTTATCAGTAGGAACTGAAATATTGAACTATCgcatatttttgtatatttcttCAGGTTGAAAATGTACTGGTTGTTGGTCACAGCTGTTGTGGAGGAATTA
Encoded here:
- the LOC121753881 gene encoding beta carbonic anhydrase 5, chloroplastic-like isoform X1, whose amino-acid sequence is MAQALFQSSFLACSDLSSNSSNGSDVFGSQLRSPEIDKSQLRFLGCYKRNPTLRLKALMESPGLAQDTVEDKPKVAKMTKEVPDHFKELKHRFLSFKKDKYLSNLEHYKGLAEAQVPKFMVIACADSRVCPSSILGFQPGEAFVVRNVANLVPPHENGPTETNAALEFAVNSLEVENVLVVGHSCCGGIKALMSLEDEIVSSSFIRNWVIAGKPARLQTKAVASDLNFDQQCRHCEKESINRSLMNLLTYPWIEERVIRGKLSIHGGYYDFTDCTFEKWTLDYKGSTMKSESSCSIKNREFWA
- the LOC121753881 gene encoding beta carbonic anhydrase 5, chloroplastic-like isoform X5, whose amino-acid sequence is MESPGLAQDTVEDKPKVAKMTKEVPDHFKELKHRFLSFKKDKYLSNLEHYKGLAEAQVPKFMVIACADSRVCPSSILGFQPGEAFVVRNVANLVPPHENGPTETNAALEFAVNSLEVENVLVVGHSCCGGIKALMSLEDEIVSSSFIRNWVIAGKPARLQTKAVASDLNFDQQCRHCEKESINRSLMNLLTYPWIEERVIRGKLSIHGGYYDFTDCTFEKWTLDYKGSTMKSESSCSIKNREFWA
- the LOC121753881 gene encoding beta carbonic anhydrase 5, chloroplastic-like isoform X4 — its product is MAQALFQSSFLACSDLSSNSSNGSDVFGSQLRSPEIDKSQLRFLGCYKRNPTLRLKALMESPGLAQDTVEDKPKVAKMTKEVPDHFKELKHRFLSFKKDKYLSNLEHYKGLAEAQVPKFMVIACADSRVCPSSILGFQPGEAFVVRNVANLVPPHENGPTETNAALEFAVNSLEVENVLVVGHSCCGGIKALMSLEDEIVSSFIRNWVIAGKPARLQTKAVASDLNFDQQCRHCEKESINRICFLYVLLGED
- the LOC121753881 gene encoding beta carbonic anhydrase 5, chloroplastic-like isoform X2; its protein translation is MAQALFQSSFLACSDLSSNSSNGSDVFGSQLRSPEIDKSQLRFLGCYKRNPTLRLKALMESPGLAQDTVEDKPKVAKMTKEVPDHFKELKHRFLSFKKDKYLSNLEHYKGLAEAQVPKFMVIACADSRVCPSSILGFQPGEAFVVRNVANLVPPHENGPTETNAALEFAVNSLEVENVLVVGHSCCGGIKALMSLEDEIVSSFIRNWVIAGKPARLQTKAVASDLNFDQQCRHCEKESINRSLMNLLTYPWIEERVIRGKLSIHGGYYDFTDCTFEKWTLDYKGSTMKSESSCSIKNREFWA
- the LOC121753881 gene encoding beta carbonic anhydrase 5, chloroplastic-like isoform X3, encoding MAQALFQSSFLACSDLSSNSSNGSDVFGSQLRSPEIDKSQLRFLGCYKRNPTLRLKALMESPGLAQDTVEDKPKVAKMTKEVPDHFKELKHRFLSFKKDKYLSNLEHYKGLAEAQVPKFMVIACADSRVCPSSILGFQPGEAFVVRNVANLVPPHENGPTETNAALEFAVNSLEVENVLVVGHSCCGGIKALMSLEDEIVSSSFIRNWVIAGKPARLQTKAVASDLNFDQQCRHCEKESINRICFLYVLLGED